The Pseudomonas triclosanedens genome has a window encoding:
- a CDS encoding HAD family phosphatase has product MSTSADLPRFTTLLFGLSGDLVDFGARTLPVALQRVCPDCPPERLANALTLPSDAALEHALERYADERERERLRDALEHAARDHAEPTPGALDVLQGLRERGIPCAWLEELPGATAQTLATHLGQQLAGGFTTDGRRWPAPDACWQALIQLGSPRLDGCVLVSGQPRLLQAGLNAGLWTIGLAASGPLCGLAPGDWDALDMPQRDRRRSQATLGLYRLGVHSVIDHLGELDSCLQDIATRRLKGEKP; this is encoded by the coding sequence ATGTCCACATCCGCCGACCTTCCGCGCTTCACGACCCTGCTGTTCGGACTGTCCGGTGATCTGGTGGATTTCGGCGCAAGGACGCTGCCGGTAGCCCTGCAGCGCGTCTGTCCCGATTGTCCGCCGGAACGCCTGGCCAACGCCCTGACCCTGCCGTCCGACGCAGCCCTTGAGCACGCGCTCGAGCGCTACGCCGACGAGCGCGAGCGGGAACGCTTGCGCGACGCTCTCGAACATGCGGCCCGCGACCACGCCGAACCCACGCCCGGCGCCCTCGACGTCCTGCAAGGGCTGCGCGAGCGCGGCATTCCCTGCGCATGGCTGGAAGAACTGCCTGGCGCCACGGCGCAGACCCTGGCCACTCATCTCGGCCAGCAGCTTGCCGGCGGATTCACAACCGATGGCCGCCGCTGGCCTGCGCCAGACGCCTGCTGGCAGGCACTGATACAGCTTGGCAGCCCTCGTCTGGACGGCTGCGTACTGGTGAGCGGCCAGCCACGCCTGCTGCAGGCCGGGCTGAATGCCGGGCTGTGGACCATCGGCCTGGCCGCCAGCGGCCCGCTCTGCGGGCTCGCGCCCGGCGACTGGGACGCCCTGGACATGCCACAGCGCGACCGCCGGCGCTCTCAGGCCACCCTAGGCCTCTACCGGCTGGGCGTGCATTCGGTCATCGATCACCTGGGTGAGCTGGACTCCTGCCTGCAGGACATCGCCACCCGCCGCCTCAAAGGAGAAAAGCCATGA
- the rssB gene encoding two-component system response regulator RssB, producing MHKPSASLLIIDDDDVVRESLAAYLEDSGFKVLQATNGQQGLQVFEHELPDLVICDLRMPQMDGLELIRRVSEMAVETPVIVLSGAGVMSDAVEALRLGAADYLIKPLEDLAVLEHSVRRALDRAFLRSENRRYREKLETANRELQASLNLLQEDQNAGRQVQMNMLPETPWESEGMTFSHQIIPSLYLSGDFVDYFRVDARRIGFYLADVSGHGASSAFVTVLLKFMTTRLLYESRRNDMLPEFKPSDVLGHINRGLINCNLGKHVTMLGGVIDLETDRLTYSIGGHLPLPVLYVDGEARYLEGRGLPVGLFDEAAYEDHVLDLPKSFSLSLFSDGILDVLPGSTLKEKETALPQQVVAAGGTLDGLRQVFGLAKLSEMPDDIALLVLSRNLA from the coding sequence ATGCACAAACCCAGTGCCTCGCTGCTGATCATCGATGACGACGATGTCGTTCGCGAAAGCCTCGCCGCCTACCTGGAAGACAGCGGATTCAAAGTCCTGCAGGCCACCAATGGTCAGCAGGGCCTGCAGGTGTTCGAGCACGAACTGCCCGACCTTGTGATCTGCGATCTGCGCATGCCGCAGATGGATGGTCTGGAACTCATTCGTCGCGTCAGCGAGATGGCGGTGGAAACCCCGGTCATCGTGCTGTCGGGAGCCGGTGTCATGAGCGATGCGGTCGAGGCCCTTCGCCTTGGTGCCGCCGACTACCTGATCAAGCCGCTGGAAGATCTTGCCGTTCTGGAACACTCGGTACGCCGGGCGCTGGACCGCGCCTTCCTGCGTTCGGAAAACCGCCGCTACCGCGAGAAGCTGGAAACCGCCAACCGCGAGCTGCAGGCCAGCCTGAACCTGCTCCAGGAAGACCAGAACGCCGGTCGTCAGGTGCAGATGAACATGCTGCCGGAGACACCGTGGGAATCCGAAGGCATGACCTTCTCCCACCAGATCATCCCGTCGCTGTACCTGTCGGGTGATTTCGTCGATTACTTCCGCGTGGATGCCCGTCGCATCGGATTCTATCTGGCCGACGTTTCCGGGCACGGCGCCTCGTCGGCATTCGTCACTGTGCTGCTGAAGTTCATGACCACGCGTCTGCTGTACGAATCCAGGCGCAACGACATGTTGCCGGAGTTCAAGCCGTCGGATGTCCTCGGCCATATCAACCGTGGGCTGATCAACTGCAATCTGGGCAAGCACGTGACCATGCTCGGTGGCGTGATCGACCTGGAGACCGACCGTCTGACCTACAGCATCGGCGGCCATTTGCCGCTGCCGGTGCTCTATGTCGACGGCGAAGCCCGCTATCTGGAAGGCCGCGGCCTGCCGGTAGGGCTGTTCGACGAAGCGGCTTACGAGGATCATGTCCTTGATCTTCCCAAGTCATTCAGTCTCTCCTTGTTCTCGGATGGCATCCTCGACGTGCTGCCGGGGTCTACCCTGAAGGAAAAGGAGACGGCTCTGCCACAGCAGGTCGTCGCCGCCGGCGGAACGCTGGATGGCTTGCGTCAGGTCTTCGGGCTGGCCAAGTTATCCGAGATGCCGGATGATATTGCCTTGCTGGTGTTGAGCAGGAACCTTGCATGA
- a CDS encoding heavy metal response regulator transcription factor → MKLLIVEDEPRIGQYLQQGLTEAGFAVDLCQDGNEGMQLALSGEHDLLILDVMLPGRDGWQILQAVRQTGSAVPVLFLTARDAVEDRVRGLEQGADDYLVKPFAFVELLARVRTLLRRGGQQLQETTLQLADLELDLLRRRVQRAGKRIDLTAKEFALLELLLRRSGEVLPKSLIASQVWDMNFDSDTNVIEVAIRRLRAKVDDEFPQRLIHTVRGMGYVLEERDAC, encoded by the coding sequence ATGAAACTCCTCATCGTCGAAGACGAACCCCGTATCGGCCAATACCTGCAGCAGGGCCTTACCGAAGCCGGCTTCGCCGTGGATCTCTGCCAGGACGGCAATGAAGGCATGCAACTGGCGCTCAGCGGTGAACACGACCTGCTGATCCTCGATGTGATGCTGCCGGGCCGCGATGGCTGGCAGATCCTCCAGGCGGTGCGACAGACCGGCAGCGCGGTGCCAGTGCTGTTTCTCACCGCGCGCGATGCGGTGGAAGATCGCGTGCGCGGCCTGGAGCAGGGCGCAGACGATTACCTGGTAAAGCCCTTCGCCTTCGTCGAGCTGCTGGCCCGCGTACGCACCCTGTTGCGCCGCGGCGGCCAGCAATTGCAGGAAACCACCCTGCAACTGGCCGACCTGGAACTCGACCTGCTGCGCCGCCGCGTGCAACGCGCCGGCAAACGCATCGACCTGACAGCCAAGGAGTTCGCCCTGCTGGAGCTGCTCCTGCGCCGCAGTGGCGAGGTGTTGCCCAAGTCGCTGATCGCTTCGCAAGTGTGGGATATGAACTTCGACAGTGACACCAACGTCATCGAAGTCGCTATCCGCCGCCTGCGCGCCAAGGTCGACGACGAATTCCCGCAACGCCTGATCCACACCGTGCGGGGCATGGGCTACGTGCTCGAAGAGCGCGACGCATGCTGA
- a CDS encoding copper resistance system multicopper oxidase: MSRARMWPRLALGAMLLAPFAQALAGVYELTIGEGRLQLSDGARKALTVNGQTPAPELRFKEGEDVELRVTNTLDRDTSLHWHGLILPYTQDGVPGISFPGIKPGETFTYRFTVKQSGTYWYHAHSDFQEIEGLYGPLVIEPKQREPYRYDREYTLLLADWHDTKPETVFANLKKQSDYYNSNQRTLGDFIADSSANGFMATLRDRLDWGSMRMTPTDIADIAGFRFLVNGRDAEQNWSGLFKPGERLRLRIINGSGMSYFDLRIPGLKMTVVQADGNDVQPVTVDELRIAVAETYDVIVQPQDDRAYTFFAEAMDRSGYARATLAPRAGMQGEIPPLRERPLLSMADMGMAHGGMDHGGMAMPKQGESSDMAGMDHSSMQGMDHSSMAGMDHSSMQGMDHSAMGGAAASKSDYAPGSGLTPQPAEPGNRLLVYSDLKAMRPYADYRAPDRTIEFRLTGNMERYFWSIDGKKYSEAEPIRLTYGERVRIRFINDTMMTHPMHLHGMWMQLDKGNGRFNPLKHVVSVAPGSTLDVDVPADALGEWAFHCHLIYHMAAGMFRKVIVEPAPASAAL, translated from the coding sequence ATGAGCCGAGCAAGGATGTGGCCGCGCCTGGCACTGGGCGCGATGCTGCTGGCACCGTTCGCCCAGGCGCTGGCGGGTGTTTATGAGCTGACTATCGGCGAGGGCCGCCTGCAGCTCTCCGACGGTGCGCGCAAGGCACTGACGGTGAACGGGCAGACACCCGCGCCGGAGTTGCGCTTCAAGGAGGGTGAGGATGTCGAGTTGCGCGTCACCAATACCCTCGACCGCGATACCTCGCTGCACTGGCACGGGCTGATCCTGCCCTATACCCAGGACGGTGTGCCGGGCATCAGCTTCCCCGGGATCAAGCCAGGCGAGACTTTCACCTACCGCTTCACGGTGAAGCAGTCCGGCACCTACTGGTATCACGCGCACAGTGATTTCCAAGAAATCGAGGGGCTGTACGGCCCGCTGGTGATCGAGCCGAAACAGCGCGAACCGTACCGCTACGACCGCGAATACACGCTGTTGCTGGCCGACTGGCACGACACTAAACCGGAAACCGTGTTCGCCAACCTGAAGAAGCAGAGCGACTACTACAACAGCAACCAGCGCACCCTGGGCGACTTCATCGCCGACTCCAGCGCCAATGGCTTCATGGCGACCCTGCGCGACCGCCTGGACTGGGGAAGCATGCGCATGACGCCGACCGATATCGCCGATATCGCCGGCTTCCGCTTCCTCGTCAATGGCCGGGACGCCGAGCAGAACTGGAGTGGGCTGTTCAAACCGGGCGAGCGCTTGCGCCTGCGCATCATCAACGGGTCTGGCATGAGCTATTTCGATCTGCGTATCCCCGGCCTGAAGATGACTGTGGTGCAGGCCGACGGCAACGATGTGCAGCCGGTGACGGTGGACGAGCTGCGCATTGCGGTGGCCGAGACCTATGACGTCATCGTGCAGCCGCAGGATGACCGCGCCTACACCTTCTTCGCCGAGGCAATGGACCGCAGCGGCTACGCCCGCGCCACGCTGGCACCGCGCGCCGGCATGCAGGGTGAAATCCCGCCGCTGCGCGAACGGCCGCTGCTGAGCATGGCCGACATGGGCATGGCGCATGGCGGCATGGACCACGGCGGCATGGCGATGCCGAAGCAGGGTGAAAGTTCCGATATGGCCGGGATGGACCATTCGTCCATGCAGGGCATGGATCACTCCAGCATGGCTGGCATGGACCACTCCTCGATGCAGGGCATGGATCATTCCGCGATGGGCGGTGCCGCGGCGTCGAAGTCCGACTACGCCCCCGGCAGCGGTCTCACCCCGCAGCCGGCCGAACCGGGCAATCGCTTGCTGGTTTACTCCGATCTCAAGGCCATGCGCCCCTACGCGGACTATCGCGCACCGGATCGCACCATCGAGTTCCGCCTGACGGGCAACATGGAGCGCTATTTCTGGTCCATCGACGGCAAGAAGTACTCCGAGGCCGAGCCGATCCGCCTGACCTACGGCGAGCGGGTACGCATCCGCTTCATCAACGACACCATGATGACCCACCCGATGCACCTGCACGGCATGTGGATGCAGTTGGACAAGGGCAACGGCCGCTTCAACCCGCTCAAGCACGTGGTCAGCGTGGCGCCCGGCAGCACCCTGGACGTCGACGTTCCGGCCGATGCCCTGGGCGAATGGGCCTTCCACTGCCACCTGATCTACCACATGGCCGCCGGCATGTTCCGCAAGGTCATCGTCGAACCGGCCCCCGCCAGCGCCGCTCTCTGA
- a CDS encoding phosphonate degradation HD-domain oxygenase, which translates to MTSARHHFIDELAERFASHGAEPYGEAISQAEHALQCATLAERAGCSDSLVIAALLHDIGHLYEDPAFLDTQDLRHEEFGANLLRELLPESVWQPVRLHVAAKRYLCAVDQAYHASLSWASRQSLALQGGPFDARGAAAFLSAPYAQDAITLRRLDDLGKDPAMRTLELEHFFPLLGRMLRLDRHQASLRVAG; encoded by the coding sequence ATGACCTCCGCTCGCCACCACTTCATCGACGAGTTGGCCGAACGCTTCGCCAGCCACGGAGCGGAACCCTACGGCGAAGCCATCAGCCAGGCCGAGCACGCGCTGCAATGCGCGACGCTGGCCGAACGCGCCGGCTGTTCCGACAGCCTGGTAATCGCCGCCCTGCTCCACGACATCGGCCATTTGTACGAAGACCCGGCGTTCCTCGACACCCAGGACCTGCGCCACGAAGAGTTCGGCGCCAACCTGTTGCGCGAGCTGCTGCCCGAATCGGTCTGGCAGCCGGTACGCCTGCACGTGGCGGCCAAGCGTTACCTCTGCGCCGTCGACCAGGCCTACCACGCGAGCCTGTCCTGGGCCTCGCGGCAGAGCCTGGCGCTGCAGGGCGGCCCGTTCGATGCGCGGGGGGCGGCAGCCTTCCTCAGCGCGCCCTACGCGCAGGACGCCATCACCCTGCGGCGCCTGGACGACCTGGGCAAGGACCCGGCCATGCGCACGCTGGAGCTGGAGCACTTCTTCCCGCTGCTCGGACGCATGCTGCGACTTGATCGGCATCAGGCAAGCCTGCGCGTCGCGGGTTAA
- a CDS encoding MlaA family lipoprotein: MRPLGVQWTKRCLSLLAATGLAMIPFLAQAASEDDPWESINRPIFTFNDTLDTYALKPLAQGYQKVTPNFVQDGVHNFFSNIGDVRNLVNDLLQLKVRDAGVDTSRLLFNTTFGLAGFIDVATHMGLRRNDEDFGQTLGAWGVGSGPYVMLPLLGPSTLRDAPSLIPDAYTGAYPYIDNVSVRNSIHGVDIIDTRADLLKSEKLISGDKYNFIRNAYLQNREFKVKDGQVEDDF; the protein is encoded by the coding sequence ATGCGCCCACTAGGCGTCCAATGGACGAAACGTTGCCTCAGCCTGCTCGCCGCCACCGGTCTGGCGATGATTCCTTTCCTGGCCCAGGCCGCGAGCGAGGATGACCCGTGGGAGAGCATCAACCGTCCCATCTTCACCTTCAACGACACGCTCGATACCTACGCGCTGAAGCCGCTGGCGCAGGGCTACCAGAAGGTGACGCCGAATTTCGTCCAGGACGGCGTACACAACTTCTTCAGCAACATCGGTGACGTCCGCAACCTGGTCAACGACCTGCTGCAGTTGAAGGTCCGCGACGCCGGCGTCGATACCAGCCGCCTGCTGTTCAACACCACCTTCGGCCTGGCCGGTTTCATCGACGTCGCCACCCACATGGGGCTGCGCCGCAACGACGAGGACTTCGGTCAGACGCTCGGTGCCTGGGGCGTAGGCAGCGGCCCGTACGTGATGCTGCCGCTGCTCGGCCCGAGCACCCTGCGCGACGCCCCGTCGCTGATCCCGGATGCCTACACCGGCGCCTATCCGTACATTGATAATGTATCGGTGCGTAACAGCATTCACGGCGTGGACATCATCGATACCCGCGCCGACCTGCTGAAGTCCGAGAAGCTGATCAGCGGCGACAAGTACAACTTCATCCGCAACGCCTACCTGCAGAACCGCGAGTTCAAGGTCAAGGACGGTCAGGTCGAAGACGACTTCTGA
- a CDS encoding copper resistance protein B: protein MKRIATVACAAALGLALPVESAEMDDMPMGSLLIQRLESRFHGNDQSLGWEAQGWYGTDYQKLRLKLEGERDAGGPTTDNEMQLLYQRMVADFWDLQAGVRYDDQPGPSRTYAVFGIQGLAPQWFEVDANLFLSERGDPSLRLETEYELLLTQRLILEPALEYNLALADDRDIGVGAGGSELEVGLRLRYEVRREFAPYFGYVWNKSYGRNGDIARAEGEDDEEGYWVAGVRMWF from the coding sequence ATGAAACGCATAGCAACGGTCGCCTGCGCGGCGGCCCTGGGCCTGGCGCTGCCTGTGGAAAGCGCCGAGATGGACGATATGCCGATGGGCTCGCTACTGATCCAGCGCCTTGAAAGCCGCTTCCACGGCAACGACCAGAGCCTGGGCTGGGAAGCCCAGGGCTGGTACGGCACCGATTACCAGAAGCTGCGCCTGAAGCTGGAGGGCGAACGCGATGCCGGCGGGCCGACCACCGACAACGAAATGCAGTTGCTCTACCAGCGCATGGTTGCCGATTTCTGGGACCTGCAGGCCGGCGTGCGCTACGACGACCAGCCGGGGCCGTCGCGCACTTACGCGGTGTTCGGTATCCAGGGCCTGGCGCCGCAGTGGTTCGAGGTGGATGCCAACCTGTTCCTCAGCGAGCGCGGCGACCCGTCGTTGCGCCTGGAGACCGAGTACGAACTGCTGCTGACCCAGCGGCTGATCCTTGAGCCGGCGCTGGAGTACAACCTGGCTCTGGCGGATGACCGCGATATCGGTGTAGGGGCGGGCGGTAGCGAACTGGAGGTCGGGTTGCGCCTGCGTTACGAGGTGCGCCGCGAGTTCGCGCCGTACTTCGGTTATGTCTGGAACAAGTCCTATGGGCGCAATGGCGACATTGCCCGCGCCGAGGGCGAGGATGACGAGGAAGGCTACTGGGTCGCCGGCGTGCGGATGTGGTTCTGA
- a CDS encoding UTRA domain-containing protein, whose amino-acid sequence MAIDPIPQYLRIREQLLRDIASAALSRRLPAERELAERFGCTRITLREALQQLETEGVLYRENRRGWFVSPPRIRYNPTRTTGFMDYVQTQGRAPRTEVLAAERRQAGAALARRMGLADDAEVFWIRRRRWVDERPVMLEEITLDAGWCPGLLDEALDTSLTRVLRERLGLSLSRCELAMHPTALDDQQAAPLQLTPGSPGLFVGRASYVAGGRLVEFDREFWRSDALEIVIEARYPD is encoded by the coding sequence ATGGCGATCGATCCCATTCCCCAATACCTGCGTATCCGCGAACAGTTGCTGCGCGACATTGCCAGCGCCGCGCTGAGCCGGCGGCTGCCGGCCGAGCGTGAGCTGGCCGAGCGGTTCGGCTGCACGCGCATCACCCTGCGCGAAGCGTTGCAGCAACTGGAGACTGAGGGCGTGCTGTACCGCGAGAACCGTCGAGGCTGGTTCGTGTCGCCGCCGCGCATCCGCTACAACCCGACCCGTACCACCGGTTTCATGGATTACGTGCAGACCCAGGGCCGTGCGCCGCGCACCGAGGTGCTTGCCGCCGAGCGCCGCCAGGCTGGCGCCGCGCTGGCCCGGCGCATGGGGCTGGCGGACGATGCCGAGGTGTTCTGGATCCGCCGCCGACGCTGGGTCGACGAGCGCCCGGTGATGCTTGAGGAGATCACCCTGGATGCCGGCTGGTGTCCGGGCCTGCTGGACGAAGCGCTCGATACGTCCCTGACCCGCGTGTTGCGGGAGCGGCTGGGGCTGAGCCTGTCGCGCTGCGAGCTGGCGATGCATCCCACCGCGCTGGACGACCAGCAGGCCGCGCCGCTGCAGCTCACACCGGGTTCTCCCGGCCTGTTTGTCGGGCGCGCGAGCTATGTGGCGGGAGGGCGGCTGGTGGAGTTCGACCGGGAGTTCTGGCGCTCGGATGCACTGGAAATAGTCATCGAAGCGCGCTATCCGGACTGA
- the rssC gene encoding anti-sigma factor antagonist RssC, which translates to MSTGKIQFAEQDGSFVLKFVGEVRLTLCSALDATIEKIFAALNFSAIIIDLTETQSIDSTTLGLLAKLSILSRQKVGLLPTLVTTNPDITRLLQSMGFDQVFNIVDRPIPCTDCLTDLPPQDQSEDVVRSKVLEAHRILMGLNESNREAFHDLVSALERH; encoded by the coding sequence ATGAGTACCGGTAAAATCCAGTTCGCCGAGCAGGATGGCTCATTCGTCCTGAAGTTCGTGGGCGAAGTCCGACTGACCCTGTGTTCGGCGCTGGATGCCACCATTGAAAAAATCTTCGCTGCGTTGAATTTCTCGGCGATCATCATCGATCTCACGGAAACCCAGAGCATCGACAGCACGACATTGGGCCTTTTGGCCAAGCTGTCCATTCTCTCGCGGCAGAAGGTGGGGTTGCTTCCTACGCTGGTAACGACCAACCCGGATATCACGCGGCTGCTGCAGTCGATGGGCTTCGATCAGGTGTTCAATATCGTCGACCGTCCGATTCCGTGTACGGATTGCCTTACCGATCTGCCGCCACAGGACCAGTCCGAAGACGTGGTGCGCAGCAAAGTTCTGGAGGCCCACCGCATCCTGATGGGGCTCAACGAATCCAACCGTGAAGCCTTCCACGATCTGGTGAGTGCGCTAGAGCGTCACTGA
- a CDS encoding DUF4404 family protein, which yields MPTQRLQEELQALRDQLERQPPLNTEERESLQALIKDIEMQMATEEALADETLTDSINLAVERFEASHPMLAGTLRSIMQSLANMGI from the coding sequence ATGCCGACACAACGCCTCCAGGAAGAACTCCAGGCCCTGCGCGACCAGTTGGAGCGCCAGCCACCGCTCAACACGGAAGAGCGCGAGTCGCTGCAAGCCCTGATCAAGGACATCGAAATGCAGATGGCCACCGAAGAGGCGCTGGCCGATGAGACACTGACCGACAGCATCAACCTCGCCGTAGAGCGCTTCGAAGCGAGCCATCCGATGCTGGCCGGCACCCTCCGCTCGATCATGCAGAGCCTGGCGAACATGGGCATCTGA
- the copI gene encoding copper-resistant cuproprotein CopI, protein MSLRHLFCASALAIAVAFSLPVLADAGHGYDFGKPAKADQATRTVEINLGEMYFEPESLDIKAGETVRFVIHNKGSLLHEFNLGSAAMHAGHQKEMQQMMDSGMLTPTGMQHDMSKMDHSKMGHGNMPMGQMMKHDDPNSVLVEPGKTAELTWTFNKATSLEFACNVPGHYQAGMVGKLNVKP, encoded by the coding sequence ATGTCCCTGCGTCATCTGTTCTGCGCTTCCGCCCTGGCCATCGCCGTGGCATTCAGCCTGCCGGTGCTTGCCGATGCCGGCCACGGCTATGACTTCGGCAAGCCGGCCAAAGCCGACCAGGCCACTCGCACGGTGGAAATCAACCTCGGCGAAATGTATTTCGAGCCCGAGTCGCTGGACATCAAGGCGGGCGAGACCGTGCGCTTCGTGATCCACAACAAGGGCAGCCTGCTGCACGAATTCAACCTGGGCAGCGCGGCGATGCACGCCGGCCACCAGAAGGAAATGCAGCAGATGATGGACTCCGGGATGCTCACTCCTACTGGCATGCAGCACGACATGAGCAAGATGGATCACAGCAAGATGGGCCACGGCAACATGCCGATGGGTCAGATGATGAAGCACGATGACCCGAACAGCGTGCTGGTCGAGCCGGGCAAGACTGCCGAGCTGACCTGGACCTTCAACAAGGCCACCAGCCTGGAATTCGCCTGCAACGTGCCGGGCCACTACCAGGCCGGCATGGTCGGCAAGCTGAACGTCAAGCCCTGA
- the queF gene encoding NADPH-dependent 7-cyano-7-deazaguanine reductase QueF (Catalyzes the NADPH-dependent reduction of 7-cyano-7-deazaguanine (preQ0) to 7-aminomethyl-7-deazaguanine (preQ1) in queuosine biosynthesis), translated as MHHPAEHSPLGKSSEYVSTYTPELLFPISRATKWAELGLTAQTLPYQGVDIWNCYELSWLTASGKPVVAIGEFAIPANSPNIIESKSFKLYLNSLNQSVFDSANAVCEMMQRDLSAAAGAPVGVRVRSLDEVAREGIASLDGICVDDLDVAVDGYGHPRPELLRCDDTRRVDEVLYSHLLKSNCPVTGQPDWGTLVVDYSGPALDAASLLAYVVSFRQHQDFHEQCVERIYLDLQRLLQPARLTVYARYVRRGGLDINPYRSSEAVLPANRRLVRQ; from the coding sequence ATGCACCATCCCGCCGAACACTCGCCGCTGGGCAAATCCAGCGAATACGTCTCCACCTATACCCCGGAACTGCTGTTCCCGATCTCGCGGGCGACCAAGTGGGCCGAACTGGGGCTGACCGCGCAGACCCTGCCGTACCAGGGCGTGGACATCTGGAACTGCTACGAGTTGTCGTGGCTGACCGCTTCGGGCAAGCCGGTGGTGGCGATCGGCGAGTTCGCCATCCCCGCCAACTCGCCGAACATCATCGAGTCCAAGTCCTTCAAGCTCTACCTCAACTCGCTGAACCAGAGCGTCTTCGACAGCGCCAACGCGGTGTGCGAGATGATGCAGCGTGACCTGTCCGCCGCCGCTGGCGCGCCAGTGGGTGTGCGGGTGCGCAGCCTGGATGAGGTGGCGCGCGAAGGGATTGCGTCGCTCGATGGTATCTGTGTCGATGATCTGGACGTGGCGGTGGACGGTTACGGCCATCCGCGTCCCGAACTGTTGCGTTGCGACGATACCCGCCGGGTGGACGAGGTTCTTTATAGCCACCTGCTGAAATCCAACTGCCCGGTCACCGGCCAGCCGGACTGGGGCACCCTGGTGGTGGACTACAGCGGCCCTGCGCTGGATGCGGCCAGCCTGCTGGCCTACGTGGTGTCGTTCCGTCAGCATCAGGACTTCCACGAGCAGTGCGTCGAGCGCATTTACCTTGATCTGCAACGCCTGTTGCAACCGGCGCGCCTGACTGTATATGCGCGCTATGTGCGCCGTGGTGGACTCGATATCAACCCTTACCGCAGCAGCGAGGCGGTGCTGCCGGCTAATCGCCGGCTGGTTCGCCAGTAA